One segment of Rosa chinensis cultivar Old Blush chromosome 6, RchiOBHm-V2, whole genome shotgun sequence DNA contains the following:
- the LOC112172972 gene encoding F-box protein GID2, with protein MKRGLSMAEEGDNKMKKLKVEEEEEDKIEQQQEEEVVIVQGPGFTNLDDNLIFEVFKHVDARTLGMASCVSKQWHKTAQDERLWELICTRHWANIGCGNQQLRSVVLALGGFRRLHSLYIWPLTKPSPSSLSSLSSSSSSWAAPLKPMVAAKPHARWGKDEVNLSLSLLSIRFYEKMNYSNRGPGR; from the coding sequence ATGAAGCGTGGGTTGTCCATGGCGGAGGAGGGCGATAATAAGATGAAGAAGTTaaaggtggaagaagaagaggaagacaaGATTGAGCAGCAGCAAGAAGAGGAGGTTGTCATCGTTCAAGGCCCGGGCTTTACGAATCTGGACGATAATCTGATATTCGAGGTGTTTAAGCACGTTGATGCCAGAACACTGGGAATGGCGTCGTGTGTGAGCAAGCAGTGGCACAAGACCGCCCAGGACGAGCGGCTCTGGGAGCTCATCTGCACCCGCCACTGGGCTAACATCGGCTGCGGTAATCAGCAGCTGAGATCTGTCGTCCTCGCCCTCGGTGGCTTCCGGAGGCTCCACTCCCTCTACATCTGGCCTCTCACTAAGCCTTCTCCGTCCTCTCTATCGTCCTTGTCTTCTTCGTCGTCGTCGTGGGCGGCTCCGCTGAAGCCGATGGTGGCCGCCAAGCCGCACGCTAGGTGGGGGAAGGATGAGGTGAATCTTTCGCTCTCGCTTCTCTCGATTCGGTTTTATGAGAAGATGAATTACAGCAACAGAGGCCCAGGAAGATGA